The Flavobacteriales bacterium genome window below encodes:
- a CDS encoding CDP-alcohol phosphatidyltransferase family protein translates to MGNLFCGCLAVLSAFKGNLLWASYLIGVALILDFLDGFVARLLRVTSELGVQLDSLADVVTFGLAPGVIMFRMLEISRMRYFSSIYMDVSAFRDLDITNILLLTIPFVFTLCAAWRLARFNIDPEQRSYFKGLPSPAAAMAVASLPVILLKQIDVGYQALPYDETIITFHNMGHLSEFDSMLAMLLLNTRVLIVFGLIFSLWMIAPVRMLSLKFKHMEWKGNEARWMLLILSAGMLAGLGMLAVPLIMVVYMVFSILHFNIFARKKEEVKTITT, encoded by the coding sequence CTTCATACCTGATCGGGGTTGCTCTGATCCTGGACTTCCTGGATGGTTTTGTCGCCAGGTTGCTCAGGGTAACATCGGAGCTTGGTGTTCAGCTTGATTCACTGGCTGATGTGGTGACCTTCGGACTGGCACCGGGGGTGATCATGTTCAGGATGCTCGAGATCAGCCGTATGCGGTATTTTTCCAGTATCTACATGGATGTATCCGCATTCCGGGACCTTGACATTACCAATATTCTTCTGCTGACCATACCATTCGTTTTTACTTTATGTGCGGCGTGGAGACTTGCCCGTTTCAACATCGACCCGGAGCAAAGAAGTTATTTTAAAGGGCTTCCCTCGCCTGCTGCTGCCATGGCGGTGGCCTCATTGCCGGTCATATTGCTAAAACAGATCGACGTAGGTTATCAGGCGTTGCCGTATGATGAGACGATCATCACCTTTCACAACATGGGGCACCTGAGCGAATTTGACAGCATGCTTGCCATGTTGCTGCTCAATACCAGGGTGCTCATTGTCTTCGGTCTGATCTTTTCATTGTGGATGATCGCTCCCGTGCGTATGTTGTCATTGAAGTTTAAACACATGGAATGGAAGGGCAATGAAGCCAGATGGATGTTGCTGATTTTATCTGCGGGCATGTTGGCTGGACTGGGAATGTTGGCCGTTCCACTGATCATGGTTGTTTATATGGTGTTCTCCATTCTACATTTCAATATCTTTGCACGAAAGAAAGAAGAAGTTAAAACCATTACAACATGA